A window of the Vanessa cardui chromosome 12, ilVanCard2.1, whole genome shotgun sequence genome harbors these coding sequences:
- the LOC124534393 gene encoding uncharacterized protein LOC124534393 isoform X1 has protein sequence MANIAVRTLLVTAFLATVADAGAARFGDRLAPRVPAPYAPRNAPAAQHYVDNEDDDLYEQDYDEHDNHNEENDPPLETKQQQSPPRRPTRTEAHRLEMSTEYFVIPERPSPIPLPSSTSRTVTVSTIRPSNTTPTQISPSHKVTILRDESWAVPILALACASMVVIGGFEAFIVWGASKKAPSQRHLLLGQSLLLGLFTCAATAALFTAAPTAFTCGAVRFGTGVAYVIVFASLLVKCVFLLSLNGGVYLPAAYQGLLLFFAVMIQVAIGAQWLGGSPPRVTFGASKCDSPLSDLLLSLCYAAFLIAVVCGVALRSRGIRDNYREATHIAGAGGATAAVWICWIAAALGAPEQHREACVAAGLIGTCVVVFALMFAPKGRRLAALGREGRWDADREEGLSSIGAGGSGYSPSFFHFKPVKYGMVSAAAPGPALPPMLDRKEPPAQPADPFGAKFAGSLLHARSLCPPPHYPLHPLTHYHYNFPPYHYLLPPGVMMRPEEGNVYTSVEPTFSSNPNVFFQRTEPLHVGMMY, from the exons ATGGCGAACATAGCAGTGCGCACACTACTCGTGACGGCATTTCTGGCCACTGTTGCGGATGCTGGCGCAGCACGATTTGGCGATCGTCTGGCACCCCGGGTGCCCGCTCCTTACGCACCTCGCAATGCGCCTGCTGCTCAACACTACGTTGACAATGAAGATGACGATTTATACGAACAAGATTATGATGAGCACGACAATCATAATGAAGAAAATGACCCGCCTTTAGAGACAAAGCAACAACAAAGTCCACCTCGACGACCCACGCGTACTGAAGCTCATCGCCTCGAAATGAGCACCGAATATTTTGTGATACCTGAGCGCCCATCACCTATTCCCTTACCATCATCAACCTCGCGCACAGTTACTGTATCAACGATACGGCCCTCGAATACGACGCCAACTCAGATATCACCTTCACACAAAGTCACCATACTAAGAGATGAATCTTGGGCAGTGCCTATATTAGCATTAGCTTGTGCAAGCATGGTCGTGATTGGTGGTTTTGAAGCATTCATTGTATGGGGAGCAAGTAAAAAGGCACCCAGTCAAAGGCACTTGCTTTTGGGACAAAGCTTGTTGTTGGGATTGTTTACGTGTGCTGCTACGGCTGCCCTGTTTACCGCTGCACCCACTGCATTTACCTGCGGTGCCGTTAGATTTGGCACAGGCGTTGCCTACGTAATTGTGTTTGCATCGCTTCTCGTAAAATGTGTCTTCTTATTAAGTTTAAACGGTGGAGTATACTTACCTGCAGCTTACCAaggattgttattattttttgctgtaATGATCCAAGTGGCAATTGGTGCGCAATGGTTAGGTGGTTCACCCCCACGAGTGACATTTGGAGCATCAAAATGTGATTCACCTCTATCAGACTTACTGCTTTCATTGTGCTATGCAGCATTTTTAATCGCAGTCGTTTGTGGAGTAGCTCTGCGATCGCGGGGTATACGCGACAACTACAGAGAAGCGACACACATTGCAGGAGCTGGAGGTGCAACTGCCGCAGTGTGGATCTGTTGGATAGCAGCAGCCCTAGGAGCACCGGAACAACATCGAGAAGCATGTGTTGCAGCAGGATTAATAGGCACATGTGTTGTAGTATTTGCGCTAATGTTTGCGCCAAAAGGACGGCGTCTAGCGGCATTAGGTCGAGAGGGTCGATGGGATGCAGACCGAGAAGAGGGACTCAGTTCAATAGGTGCGGGTGGTTCCGGTTACTCCCCCTCTTTTTTCCATTTCAAACCAGTCAAGTATGGTATGGTGTCGGCTGCAGCTCCTGGGCCAGCACTGCCACCTATGCTCGACCGCAAGGAACCCCCTGCTCAGCCAGCCG ATCCATTCGGAGCTAAATTCGCTGGTTCACTCCTGCACGCACGCTCACTGTGTCCTCCGCCGCACTACCCACTGCACCCACTAACGCATTATCACTACAATTTTCCGCCTTATCATTACCTTCTACCGCCAG GCGTGATGATGCGTCCGGAGGAGGGCAACGTGTACACGAGCGTAGAGCCCACCTTCAGCAGCAACCCCAACGTCTTCTTCCAACGGACAGAGCCGTTGCACGTCGGCATGATGTACTGA
- the LOC124534393 gene encoding uncharacterized protein LOC124534393 isoform X2, which produces MANIAVRTLLVTAFLATVADAGAARFGDRLAPRVPAPYAPRNAPAAQHYVDNEDDDLYEQDYDEHDNHNEENDPPLETKQQQSPPRRPTRTEAHRLEMSTEYFVIPERPSPIPLPSSTSRTVTVSTIRPSNTTPTQISPSHKVTILRDESWAVPILALACASMVVIGGFEAFIVWGASKKAPSQRHLLLGQSLLLGLFTCAATAALFTAAPTAFTCGAVRFGTGVAYVIVFASLLVKCVFLLSLNGGVYLPAAYQGLLLFFAVMIQVAIGAQWLGGSPPRVTFGASKCDSPLSDLLLSLCYAAFLIAVVCGVALRSRGIRDNYREATHIAGAGGATAAVWICWIAAALGAPEQHREACVAAGLIGTCVVVFALMFAPKGRRLAALGREGRWDADREEGLSSIGAGGSGYSPSFFHFKPVKYGMVSAAAPGPALPPMLDRKEPPAQPAGVMMRPEEGNVYTSVEPTFSSNPNVFFQRTEPLHVGMMY; this is translated from the exons ATGGCGAACATAGCAGTGCGCACACTACTCGTGACGGCATTTCTGGCCACTGTTGCGGATGCTGGCGCAGCACGATTTGGCGATCGTCTGGCACCCCGGGTGCCCGCTCCTTACGCACCTCGCAATGCGCCTGCTGCTCAACACTACGTTGACAATGAAGATGACGATTTATACGAACAAGATTATGATGAGCACGACAATCATAATGAAGAAAATGACCCGCCTTTAGAGACAAAGCAACAACAAAGTCCACCTCGACGACCCACGCGTACTGAAGCTCATCGCCTCGAAATGAGCACCGAATATTTTGTGATACCTGAGCGCCCATCACCTATTCCCTTACCATCATCAACCTCGCGCACAGTTACTGTATCAACGATACGGCCCTCGAATACGACGCCAACTCAGATATCACCTTCACACAAAGTCACCATACTAAGAGATGAATCTTGGGCAGTGCCTATATTAGCATTAGCTTGTGCAAGCATGGTCGTGATTGGTGGTTTTGAAGCATTCATTGTATGGGGAGCAAGTAAAAAGGCACCCAGTCAAAGGCACTTGCTTTTGGGACAAAGCTTGTTGTTGGGATTGTTTACGTGTGCTGCTACGGCTGCCCTGTTTACCGCTGCACCCACTGCATTTACCTGCGGTGCCGTTAGATTTGGCACAGGCGTTGCCTACGTAATTGTGTTTGCATCGCTTCTCGTAAAATGTGTCTTCTTATTAAGTTTAAACGGTGGAGTATACTTACCTGCAGCTTACCAaggattgttattattttttgctgtaATGATCCAAGTGGCAATTGGTGCGCAATGGTTAGGTGGTTCACCCCCACGAGTGACATTTGGAGCATCAAAATGTGATTCACCTCTATCAGACTTACTGCTTTCATTGTGCTATGCAGCATTTTTAATCGCAGTCGTTTGTGGAGTAGCTCTGCGATCGCGGGGTATACGCGACAACTACAGAGAAGCGACACACATTGCAGGAGCTGGAGGTGCAACTGCCGCAGTGTGGATCTGTTGGATAGCAGCAGCCCTAGGAGCACCGGAACAACATCGAGAAGCATGTGTTGCAGCAGGATTAATAGGCACATGTGTTGTAGTATTTGCGCTAATGTTTGCGCCAAAAGGACGGCGTCTAGCGGCATTAGGTCGAGAGGGTCGATGGGATGCAGACCGAGAAGAGGGACTCAGTTCAATAGGTGCGGGTGGTTCCGGTTACTCCCCCTCTTTTTTCCATTTCAAACCAGTCAAGTATGGTATGGTGTCGGCTGCAGCTCCTGGGCCAGCACTGCCACCTATGCTCGACCGCAAGGAACCCCCTGCTCAGCCAGCCG GCGTGATGATGCGTCCGGAGGAGGGCAACGTGTACACGAGCGTAGAGCCCACCTTCAGCAGCAACCCCAACGTCTTCTTCCAACGGACAGAGCCGTTGCACGTCGGCATGATGTACTGA
- the LOC124534393 gene encoding metabotropic glutamate receptor 6 isoform X3, translating into MANIAVRTLLVTAFLATVADAGAARFGDRLAPRVPAPYAPRNAPAAQHYVDNEDDDLYEQDYDEHDNHNEENDPPLETKQQQSPPRRPTRTEAHRLEMSTEYFVIPERPSPIPLPSSTSRTVTVSTIRPSNTTPTQISPSHKVTILRDESWAVPILALACASMVVIGGFEAFIVWGASKKAPSQRHLLLGQSLLLGLFTCAATAALFTAAPTAFTCGAVRFGTGVAYVIVFASLLVKCVFLLSLNGGVYLPAAYQGLLLFFAVMIQVAIGAQWLGGSPPRVTFGASKCDSPLSDLLLSLCYAAFLIAVVCGVALRSRGIRDNYREATHIAGAGGATAAVWICWIAAALGAPEQHREACVAAGLIGTCVVVFALMFAPKGRRLAALGREGRWDADREEGLSSIGAGGSGYSPSFFHFKPVKYGMVSAAAPGPALPPMLDRKEPPAQPAG; encoded by the coding sequence ATGGCGAACATAGCAGTGCGCACACTACTCGTGACGGCATTTCTGGCCACTGTTGCGGATGCTGGCGCAGCACGATTTGGCGATCGTCTGGCACCCCGGGTGCCCGCTCCTTACGCACCTCGCAATGCGCCTGCTGCTCAACACTACGTTGACAATGAAGATGACGATTTATACGAACAAGATTATGATGAGCACGACAATCATAATGAAGAAAATGACCCGCCTTTAGAGACAAAGCAACAACAAAGTCCACCTCGACGACCCACGCGTACTGAAGCTCATCGCCTCGAAATGAGCACCGAATATTTTGTGATACCTGAGCGCCCATCACCTATTCCCTTACCATCATCAACCTCGCGCACAGTTACTGTATCAACGATACGGCCCTCGAATACGACGCCAACTCAGATATCACCTTCACACAAAGTCACCATACTAAGAGATGAATCTTGGGCAGTGCCTATATTAGCATTAGCTTGTGCAAGCATGGTCGTGATTGGTGGTTTTGAAGCATTCATTGTATGGGGAGCAAGTAAAAAGGCACCCAGTCAAAGGCACTTGCTTTTGGGACAAAGCTTGTTGTTGGGATTGTTTACGTGTGCTGCTACGGCTGCCCTGTTTACCGCTGCACCCACTGCATTTACCTGCGGTGCCGTTAGATTTGGCACAGGCGTTGCCTACGTAATTGTGTTTGCATCGCTTCTCGTAAAATGTGTCTTCTTATTAAGTTTAAACGGTGGAGTATACTTACCTGCAGCTTACCAaggattgttattattttttgctgtaATGATCCAAGTGGCAATTGGTGCGCAATGGTTAGGTGGTTCACCCCCACGAGTGACATTTGGAGCATCAAAATGTGATTCACCTCTATCAGACTTACTGCTTTCATTGTGCTATGCAGCATTTTTAATCGCAGTCGTTTGTGGAGTAGCTCTGCGATCGCGGGGTATACGCGACAACTACAGAGAAGCGACACACATTGCAGGAGCTGGAGGTGCAACTGCCGCAGTGTGGATCTGTTGGATAGCAGCAGCCCTAGGAGCACCGGAACAACATCGAGAAGCATGTGTTGCAGCAGGATTAATAGGCACATGTGTTGTAGTATTTGCGCTAATGTTTGCGCCAAAAGGACGGCGTCTAGCGGCATTAGGTCGAGAGGGTCGATGGGATGCAGACCGAGAAGAGGGACTCAGTTCAATAGGTGCGGGTGGTTCCGGTTACTCCCCCTCTTTTTTCCATTTCAAACCAGTCAAGTATGGTATGGTGTCGGCTGCAGCTCCTGGGCCAGCACTGCCACCTATGCTCGACCGCAAGGAACCCCCTGCTCAGCCAGCCGGTTAG